A genomic region of Verrucomicrobiia bacterium contains the following coding sequences:
- the nagB gene encoding glucosamine-6-phosphate deaminase: MEVIIQPNKETAAALVARILGRELRSNPHLVLGLATGKTMEQVYRNLVRLHREEKLDFSLCSTFNLDEYVGLLPSDPNSYRHYMDHHLFGLVNIDPKNTHLPNGLANDLDAECRQYEALIQRFGGIDLQLLGIGKAGHIGFNEPLSALRSRTRVKALTPTTLKQNAPSFGGEQNVPRRAITMGVGTIIEARRCLLLATGASKAEVIAQAVEGPITSMVTATALQLHPRCTVLVDEEAAANLKERDYYRWLFENEPEWQQYR, from the coding sequence GTGGAAGTCATCATCCAGCCTAATAAGGAAACCGCGGCGGCGCTGGTGGCGCGGATACTGGGCCGCGAACTTCGCTCCAATCCGCACCTGGTTTTGGGTTTGGCCACCGGCAAGACCATGGAGCAGGTCTATCGCAACCTGGTGCGGTTGCATCGGGAGGAGAAGCTCGATTTCTCGCTCTGCAGCACGTTCAACCTGGATGAGTATGTGGGCCTGCTCCCTTCCGACCCCAATTCATACCGGCATTACATGGACCATCACCTGTTCGGGCTGGTCAATATCGACCCGAAGAATACACATCTGCCCAATGGCCTGGCCAACGACCTCGACGCCGAGTGCCGGCAGTATGAAGCCCTCATCCAGCGCTTTGGCGGTATCGACCTTCAGCTCCTGGGCATCGGCAAGGCCGGCCACATCGGCTTTAACGAACCCCTTTCGGCCCTGCGCTCGCGCACACGGGTCAAAGCGCTCACGCCCACCACGCTCAAGCAGAATGCGCCATCCTTCGGCGGCGAGCAAAACGTCCCCCGACGCGCCATCACCATGGGGGTGGGCACGATTATCGAGGCGCGGCGTTGTTTGCTCCTGGCCACTGGCGCCAGCAAAGCCGAAGTGATTGCCCAGGCGGTGGAAGGCCCCATTACCAGCATGGTGACGGCTACCGCCCTCCAACTCCATCCGCGCTGCACGGTGCTTGTTGATGAGGAGGCCGCCGCCAATCTCAAAGAAAGGGATTATTACCGCTGGCTATTCGAGAACGAACCGGAGTGGCAGCAGTACCGGTGA
- the hemA gene encoding glutamyl-tRNA reductase, which translates to MRLFVAGLSYKTAPVEVREKLAVQTSRLRCYGCRLKLGGALSEVVLVSTCNRVEIYGVTERLSVDPGRLFEQIAGNQFDFSRYLYFKEGVEAIAHLFSVAGGLDSMVLGETEITGQVKQAYQAAQEAKLTGKVTNRLFQTALQTAKEIRTQTGIGRGSTSVGSVAVELAERIFDRDLSQKTVMIIGAGKMGEACVRHLAKKAAHAVLVANRSFERAARLAQEFGGRAVLFEDFPSALVEADIVVSSTGCPDTILHREDLAAIMPARRNRPLFLIDIAVPRDIDADVQQLDNVFLYNVDHLESIVRENLRLREQELAGCRDIIAQRSLGLMARFAPPAERLFTPRLPRESAWTVAGAVTCQG; encoded by the coding sequence ATGAGACTCTTCGTTGCTGGATTAAGCTACAAAACCGCTCCGGTCGAAGTTCGCGAGAAGCTGGCAGTACAAACCTCGCGCCTGCGTTGTTATGGCTGCCGCCTCAAGCTGGGGGGCGCCCTTTCGGAGGTGGTTCTGGTCTCCACCTGCAACCGCGTTGAAATTTATGGAGTGACGGAGCGCCTCTCGGTCGATCCTGGCCGCCTCTTTGAACAAATCGCCGGCAACCAGTTCGATTTCTCGCGTTACTTGTACTTTAAGGAAGGCGTCGAGGCCATAGCCCATCTCTTTTCGGTCGCCGGCGGTTTGGACTCGATGGTCCTTGGCGAGACAGAGATTACGGGCCAGGTCAAACAGGCCTATCAAGCGGCCCAGGAAGCAAAGTTGACCGGCAAAGTTACCAACCGTCTCTTCCAGACCGCCCTGCAGACCGCCAAGGAGATTCGCACCCAAACCGGCATCGGGCGAGGGTCCACCTCCGTTGGCAGCGTGGCAGTCGAATTGGCCGAGCGCATTTTCGACCGCGACCTCTCCCAAAAAACGGTCATGATCATCGGGGCAGGCAAAATGGGCGAGGCCTGCGTCCGCCATCTGGCTAAGAAAGCCGCCCATGCTGTTTTGGTCGCGAATCGTTCTTTCGAGCGCGCGGCGCGCCTGGCCCAGGAATTCGGCGGGCGGGCCGTCCTGTTCGAGGATTTTCCCTCCGCCTTGGTTGAGGCGGACATCGTCGTGAGCTCGACGGGGTGTCCGGATACGATTCTTCATCGGGAAGATTTGGCGGCGATCATGCCAGCCCGCCGCAATCGCCCGCTGTTCTTAATCGACATCGCCGTGCCGCGCGACATCGACGCCGACGTGCAGCAACTCGATAACGTTTTTCTCTACAACGTGGACCACCTGGAAAGCATCGTGCGCGAAAACCTCCGCCTGCGCGAGCAGGAACTGGCCGGCTGCCGCGACATCATTGCTCAGCGCTCACTGGGCTTGATGGCCCGTTTCGCTCCGCCGGCAGAGCGCCTTTTCACACCGCGCCTTCCCCGGGAATCGGCTTGGACCGTTGCGGGCGCGGTCACTTGCCAGGGTTGA
- a CDS encoding DegT/DnrJ/EryC1/StrS family aminotransferase, which produces MKVEFYGHIRQYHNIKPEIDKNIQTVLESGQYVMGPMLKKFEGELAAYHGTQFAIGVGNGTDAIWLALMALGIGPGDEVITHPNTFFATAAAVWIAGATAVFVDCDPRTKCIDPAKVEAAITPKTKAIIPVHLYGQCADMVALKKIADKHHLKLIEDNAQGIGSHGPNFKVGQLSDAATTSFIIQKNLGTFGDSGAIVTNNAELDAKVRKLRNHGSNARNVHSYGFNSRLDDLHAGILSAKLKHIDAWNDLRRQWAARYTTGLKGCKTFELPVELHGNRHVFHLYVIETKKPEWRDALVDFLVKNQIDAKTHYSIAIHQQAGYPWGKGARIAGSLANSERNAATCISLPMFPELNAEEVDYVIAKVKEWDKQTTSAPERDKVAQAA; this is translated from the coding sequence ATGAAAGTTGAATTTTACGGTCACATTCGCCAGTACCACAATATTAAGCCCGAGATCGATAAGAACATCCAGACCGTCCTGGAGAGCGGCCAATATGTTATGGGGCCGATGCTCAAGAAGTTCGAGGGCGAGCTGGCGGCGTATCACGGGACGCAATTCGCCATTGGCGTGGGCAACGGCACCGATGCGATTTGGCTGGCTTTGATGGCCCTGGGCATTGGGCCGGGCGACGAGGTCATCACCCATCCCAATACTTTTTTTGCCACCGCCGCGGCGGTCTGGATTGCCGGGGCCACGGCTGTGTTCGTCGATTGCGACCCGCGCACCAAGTGCATCGACCCGGCCAAAGTTGAGGCCGCCATTACGCCCAAAACCAAAGCCATCATCCCGGTCCACCTCTACGGCCAATGCGCTGATATGGTGGCGCTCAAGAAGATTGCCGATAAACATCACCTCAAGTTGATTGAAGATAATGCCCAGGGAATAGGCTCGCACGGCCCGAACTTCAAGGTTGGCCAGCTTAGCGATGCCGCTACCACGAGTTTCATCATTCAAAAGAACCTCGGCACATTCGGCGACAGCGGGGCGATTGTGACGAATAACGCGGAGCTGGACGCCAAGGTGCGCAAGCTGCGTAATCATGGTTCGAACGCGCGCAACGTTCACAGCTACGGTTTCAACAGCCGCCTGGATGATTTGCACGCGGGGATTCTCAGCGCCAAGCTCAAGCACATCGATGCCTGGAACGACTTGCGCCGGCAGTGGGCGGCGCGCTACACGACCGGGCTGAAGGGCTGCAAGACATTCGAGCTGCCGGTTGAATTGCACGGCAACCGGCATGTGTTCCATCTGTATGTCATCGAGACAAAGAAACCCGAGTGGCGCGACGCGCTGGTGGATTTCCTGGTCAAGAACCAGATTGATGCCAAGACCCACTACTCGATAGCCATTCATCAGCAAGCCGGTTACCCCTGGGGCAAAGGCGCCCGCATCGCCGGGTCGCTGGCCAACTCCGAGCGCAACGCGGCCACCTGCATCAGCCTGCCCATGTTTCCTGAACTAAACGCCGAGGAAGTCGATTACGTCATCGCCAAGGTGAAGGAATGGGACAAGCAGACTACTTCGGCCCCGGAGCGGGACAAGGTCGCGCAGGCAGCCTGA
- the panD gene encoding aspartate 1-decarboxylase: MLVHLLKSKIHRAQVTGGDLNYEGSLTIDRNFMDRVGLVPYERILCSNMANAARFETYAIPGERGSGQIVLNGAAAHLGKPGDHLTIMSFTEVDGAAAKTWTPQILVLGENNRVQD, translated from the coding sequence ATGCTGGTGCACTTATTAAAATCCAAAATCCACCGCGCGCAGGTCACCGGCGGGGACCTTAACTATGAAGGCAGCCTCACCATCGACCGCAATTTCATGGACCGTGTGGGTCTCGTTCCATACGAGCGCATCCTCTGCAGCAACATGGCCAACGCCGCCCGGTTTGAAACCTACGCCATCCCGGGCGAACGGGGCTCCGGCCAAATTGTGCTGAACGGGGCGGCCGCGCATCTGGGCAAACCCGGAGATCACCTCACGATCATGAGCTTTACCGAGGTCGATGGCGCCGCCGCCAAAACCTGGACCCCGCAGATACTTGTGTTGGGAGAGAACAACCGGGTACAGGATTGA
- a CDS encoding DEAD/DEAH box helicase — protein MSRVDPLPHQLDAGYNHLLKSARVRFLLADDAGARKTIMAGLLLKELKLRGLAERVLIICPANLPFQCQREMADRFQEQFHILRGDLRVQYGVNLWNDKPQIITSMDLAKRDEIVPSLRQADEWDLVIVDEAHRMSARDTEHKSERYKLGEILRDKTAQKSPPQTAKEILVQAFEMFERNSETVVPVVDQILVAATKAPRIDIKPTPAGRLVVTLSEGETFEVSIPGDLSAFRAILARVGVICGAAAEKHTISGKTKAFLMPWGAIPDKRAVERRNQTIEYASAVVREQPGSPLYKVDADYYLSQYGPEYDVFSPATPPLRPPLL, from the coding sequence ATTTCGCGAGTTGACCCGCTGCCGCATCAGTTAGATGCGGGATACAATCATCTACTGAAGTCGGCCCGCGTCCGCTTCCTGCTGGCCGACGATGCAGGCGCAAGAAAAACCATCATGGCCGGCCTTCTGCTAAAAGAACTGAAGCTGCGCGGACTGGCGGAGCGCGTGCTCATCATCTGTCCGGCAAATCTCCCTTTCCAGTGCCAGCGTGAAATGGCCGACCGGTTTCAGGAGCAATTTCACATCCTCCGAGGCGACCTGCGGGTCCAGTACGGCGTCAATCTTTGGAACGATAAGCCGCAAATCATCACGTCCATGGACTTGGCCAAACGGGATGAAATCGTGCCGAGCTTGCGCCAAGCCGACGAATGGGACTTGGTAATAGTGGACGAGGCGCACCGAATGTCGGCCCGCGACACCGAACACAAGAGCGAGCGGTACAAGTTGGGCGAAATTCTGCGCGACAAGACCGCGCAGAAAAGTCCCCCGCAAACTGCGAAGGAAATCCTCGTTCAAGCATTCGAGATGTTTGAGCGGAATTCTGAGACCGTCGTGCCTGTTGTGGACCAAATCTTGGTCGCGGCGACAAAAGCGCCGAGAATAGACATTAAGCCAACTCCTGCCGGACGGCTGGTAGTCACGCTTTCGGAAGGCGAAACTTTCGAGGTGAGCATTCCGGGTGACCTTTCGGCGTTCAGAGCGATTCTCGCACGTGTTGGGGTAATTTGTGGTGCCGCCGCTGAGAAGCACACTATCTCAGGGAAGACCAAAGCATTCTTAATGCCTTGGGGTGCGATACCGGATAAGAGAGCGGTCGAACGCAGAAATCAGACCATTGAGTATGCCAGCGCGGTGGTTCGAGAACAGCCAGGAAGCCCGCTCTACAAAGTTGATGCGGATTACTACCTCTCACAATATGGTCCTGAATATGATGTCTTTTCGCCTGCAACGCCGCCGCTGAGGCCGCCCTTGCTGTAG
- a CDS encoding response regulator: MNPLNRQKTVLVIEDSPDDAAILQMAARKICPEVCFVFAEGAAEAMDYLKRAEQRAEGPLRPDVVLVDIGLRAMDGFSVVEQLRELRQLEGLKILMWSGGIGPDLLARAMKAGADLLLQKAVSYDDLAAEVKRICDIAREVP, translated from the coding sequence ATGAATCCGCTGAACAGGCAAAAAACCGTGCTGGTGATCGAAGACAGCCCGGATGACGCAGCCATCCTTCAGATGGCCGCGCGAAAGATTTGTCCGGAGGTGTGCTTTGTTTTCGCCGAGGGCGCCGCAGAGGCGATGGATTATTTGAAACGCGCGGAGCAGCGAGCAGAAGGCCCGCTCCGGCCAGACGTGGTCCTTGTCGATATTGGATTGCGGGCGATGGATGGTTTTTCGGTAGTCGAGCAACTCCGAGAGTTGCGGCAGCTTGAGGGGCTGAAAATCCTGATGTGGAGCGGGGGAATAGGTCCCGATTTGCTGGCGCGCGCCATGAAGGCCGGAGCGGATTTGCTGTTGCAAAAGGCGGTTTCATACGACGACCTGGCAGCCGAGGTGAAACGGATTTGCGACATTGCAAGAGAAGTTCCGTAG
- a CDS encoding trypsin-like peptidase domain-containing protein — translation MLKNCLCLCLLAICSAKAAHADTIELKDKAAVMGKILAEKRDQVAVDVGYTVLVIPRSQIVKISKSLEFQPIIKAVAGQNITADSQAGPGAQTDLGVSSFYSSSKTSLPLRSVRELVNQIGEAVVQVRTPSGLGSGFIINEDGFLITNFHVIEGETEISVEVYLQRDGELERKVYKQVRIVAVNKFGDMALLKIDDKSAPRFKFVLLGSADALSVGEGVFAIGSPLGLERTVTEGILSTKTRPMGGELYLQTTAQINPGNSGGPLFNLRGEVVGITNMKITFGEGLGFAIPIESVKYFLNHREAYAYSSDNPSNAYRYLSPPSHARNAVEEN, via the coding sequence ATGCTAAAGAACTGTCTGTGTCTGTGCCTCTTGGCCATTTGCTCCGCCAAGGCGGCCCATGCCGATACGATTGAACTCAAGGACAAAGCCGCCGTTATGGGCAAGATTCTCGCCGAAAAACGCGACCAGGTGGCCGTCGATGTGGGTTACACCGTCCTGGTAATCCCCCGCTCACAAATCGTAAAAATCTCCAAGTCACTCGAGTTCCAGCCAATCATCAAAGCAGTTGCCGGCCAAAACATAACTGCAGATTCCCAAGCCGGCCCCGGCGCGCAAACCGACTTAGGCGTCTCAAGCTTTTATTCATCCTCGAAGACGAGCCTGCCTTTGCGTAGCGTTCGCGAGCTGGTCAATCAAATCGGCGAGGCGGTTGTACAGGTGCGCACTCCCAGCGGCCTGGGTTCCGGGTTCATTATCAATGAAGACGGGTTTCTGATAACCAACTTCCATGTTATCGAGGGGGAAACGGAGATATCGGTCGAGGTCTATTTGCAGCGCGATGGCGAGTTGGAAAGGAAAGTGTATAAACAGGTCCGCATAGTGGCCGTGAACAAATTCGGAGATATGGCGTTGCTCAAGATCGACGATAAGAGCGCTCCCCGGTTCAAATTTGTGCTGTTGGGCAGTGCCGACGCGCTCTCGGTGGGTGAAGGGGTGTTTGCCATCGGCAGCCCGCTAGGGCTGGAGCGAACGGTGACCGAAGGGATTCTCAGCACCAAAACCCGGCCAATGGGAGGGGAGTTGTATTTGCAGACCACGGCCCAGATCAATCCCGGCAACAGCGGTGGCCCGTTGTTCAACCTGCGCGGCGAGGTGGTCGGTATTACGAATATGAAAATCACCTTCGGCGAGGGGCTGGGCTTTGCCATCCCCATCGAGTCGGTCAAATACTTTCTGAACCATCGCGAAGCCTATGCCTATTCGAGTGACAACCCAAGCAACGCCTACCGCTATCTCTCGCCCCCAAGCCACGCGCGCAATGCGGTTGAGGAAAACTGA
- a CDS encoding Gfo/Idh/MocA family oxidoreductase has protein sequence MSKYSVVVVGMGKRGMHHATAFNANPRFQVAGICDIDPKRLDEAAAKLGGPQKGSDAMGLAKALRPDVFCFCTLPHLRTPFIQAAIEGGAKLVAFEKPAALTSAELFGIRDLLKKSGVKAVVSHQHRYGKHYRSVKETVASGALGRVHTVYGTATGWMTHMLSHLIDYTCWFNEYTPAIWAMAQAAGGAKFSDNHPSPDYIAGFVQFANGVRGVYECGAGAPDQPEAGKWWGKNRMGAQGTEGFAEVLTNGGWRAVTKAGGYQTGEGAMNYELDMPPYIQEMADWLDGGKPHSCNFAHASLGAEIMLAMQRSAAQGGQVALPLTSPADEQALLKAAVAGRPVLVSCEQNRKEFGLA, from the coding sequence ATGTCCAAATACTCCGTTGTGGTTGTGGGCATGGGAAAACGCGGCATGCATCACGCCACGGCTTTCAATGCCAATCCCCGGTTCCAGGTTGCCGGCATCTGCGACATCGACCCCAAGCGCCTGGACGAGGCGGCTGCCAAACTCGGCGGCCCCCAAAAGGGTTCTGATGCCATGGGGCTGGCCAAGGCCCTCAGGCCGGATGTCTTTTGCTTTTGCACGCTCCCGCACCTGCGCACGCCATTCATCCAGGCGGCCATCGAGGGGGGCGCAAAGCTGGTTGCATTCGAGAAGCCGGCTGCGCTGACCAGCGCGGAGCTGTTTGGAATTCGCGACCTTTTGAAAAAATCGGGCGTCAAGGCGGTGGTCAGTCATCAGCACCGCTACGGCAAGCATTATCGGAGCGTCAAAGAGACCGTTGCGAGCGGCGCGCTGGGGCGGGTGCATACGGTCTATGGCACAGCTACCGGCTGGATGACGCACATGCTCTCGCACCTGATCGATTACACCTGCTGGTTCAACGAATACACCCCGGCCATTTGGGCGATGGCCCAGGCCGCAGGCGGCGCCAAGTTCAGCGATAATCATCCCTCGCCCGATTACATCGCCGGGTTCGTTCAATTCGCCAATGGCGTTCGCGGGGTTTACGAGTGCGGCGCGGGCGCTCCCGATCAACCCGAGGCCGGCAAGTGGTGGGGCAAAAACCGGATGGGCGCCCAGGGAACCGAGGGGTTTGCGGAAGTCCTCACCAACGGCGGCTGGCGGGCGGTGACCAAAGCGGGCGGCTACCAGACCGGCGAGGGGGCGATGAATTACGAGCTGGATATGCCGCCCTACATCCAGGAGATGGCGGATTGGCTGGATGGGGGAAAACCGCATTCGTGCAATTTTGCTCATGCCTCTCTGGGCGCTGAGATCATGCTGGCCATGCAACGCAGCGCCGCCCAGGGCGGCCAGGTTGCCCTTCCCTTAACGAGCCCCGCTGATGAGCAGGCCCTCTTGAAGGCCGCTGTCGCGGGCCGTCCCGTGCTGGTCTCCTGCGAACAGAACCGGAAGGAATTCGGCTTGGCCTAA